The Halomonas sp. KG2 genome contains a region encoding:
- a CDS encoding glycosyltransferase family 2 protein — translation MSMDVSVVIITRNAAATLSRTLDALTCYDDVVVYDNGSTDDTCSIVQAYSNTTLHHGEFLGFGPTKRAAVSLAKYDWIFSIDADEAPTKELNAAINDWVATATPQQAGKILRENWMLGKPVHHSGWGNDWLIRLFNRNTGNFNDAAVHESVSLAKNTEVSQLNGKIEHLAVNDLAQFLDKINRYSDLRASSKKLKHYPFALIFLKALYAFIRTYFFRLGILDGWRGLTISVANANGVFWKYAKNNVNNRL, via the coding sequence ATGTCTATGGATGTGAGCGTCGTTATCATTACTCGCAATGCGGCCGCGACACTTAGCCGAACACTAGACGCCTTGACGTGCTATGACGATGTCGTGGTATATGACAACGGCTCCACAGACGACACATGTAGCATTGTACAAGCCTACTCCAATACAACATTACACCATGGTGAATTTTTAGGCTTTGGCCCTACCAAGCGTGCTGCCGTATCGTTAGCAAAATATGACTGGATCTTCTCAATAGATGCTGACGAAGCGCCAACAAAAGAGCTTAACGCTGCGATTAATGACTGGGTAGCCACTGCAACACCTCAGCAGGCTGGCAAAATATTGCGCGAAAACTGGATGCTGGGTAAACCCGTTCACCACTCTGGCTGGGGAAATGACTGGTTAATTCGACTGTTTAACCGTAACACAGGTAACTTTAATGATGCCGCTGTTCATGAGTCAGTAAGCTTAGCAAAGAATACAGAAGTTTCTCAGCTTAATGGAAAAATTGAACATCTTGCCGTTAACGACCTCGCTCAGTTCCTTGATAAGATAAATCGCTATTCAGACCTTCGCGCATCATCAAAAAAACTCAAGCATTATCCTTTTGCGCTGATATTTCTCAAGGCACTTTACGCATTTATACGCACTTATTTTTTCCGCCTCGGCATACTGGATGGCTGGCGTGGGCTTACTATATCTGTGGCTAATGCAAATGGCGTTTTTTGGAAATATGCCAAAAATAATGTTAATAACCGCCTATAA
- a CDS encoding glycosyltransferase family 4 protein: MHIIHVNLAKGFRGGERQTALLIQALQRHVGQQTLVCRKDSPLRNELQCIENLRFVDANQQMAGHRQAGRASVVHAHEAKAVHWAWLHKRIYGTPYVVTRRVDTPIKDKWVNRLFYRDADRCVAISSIIRQQLSHWNKNEVLTIPSAMTGFTADAQVAARFRASYPGRFIVGHIGALVDRHKGQRVLLEAAERLQHSHPEVLCVFFGRGEDEEELHLESSHLKNVVWAGFKPNIGDFIPALDLFVFPSRNEGLGSVLLDVMDANVPIVASNVGGIPDLIKHGETGFLVTPGSSEEIENWIVKLAKNKQMRESAVENARHLLEFYSKEKMAENYLDVYKGIIFK, from the coding sequence TTGCATATTATTCACGTTAACCTTGCCAAAGGTTTTCGCGGTGGAGAACGCCAGACAGCGCTGCTAATTCAAGCCTTGCAACGGCATGTAGGTCAGCAAACGCTGGTATGCAGAAAAGATTCTCCATTGCGTAATGAGCTTCAATGCATTGAGAACTTAAGATTTGTAGATGCTAACCAGCAGATGGCTGGGCATAGGCAAGCTGGCCGCGCATCGGTGGTGCATGCTCATGAAGCTAAAGCGGTGCACTGGGCGTGGTTGCATAAGCGTATATACGGCACACCCTATGTGGTGACTCGCCGAGTGGATACACCCATTAAAGATAAATGGGTGAATCGACTGTTCTATCGTGATGCAGACCGCTGTGTCGCTATTTCATCGATTATTCGGCAACAGCTATCACACTGGAATAAGAATGAAGTATTAACGATTCCTAGTGCGATGACGGGATTTACAGCGGATGCCCAAGTTGCTGCTCGCTTTCGTGCTAGCTATCCAGGCCGCTTTATTGTCGGCCATATTGGTGCATTAGTTGATCGTCACAAAGGTCAGCGGGTACTACTTGAAGCTGCGGAACGATTACAGCATAGCCATCCCGAAGTGCTGTGCGTTTTTTTTGGTCGAGGGGAGGATGAGGAAGAACTTCACTTGGAAAGCAGCCACTTAAAAAATGTTGTATGGGCTGGCTTTAAGCCTAATATTGGTGATTTTATTCCAGCGCTGGATCTGTTTGTTTTTCCGTCTCGCAACGAAGGTCTAGGCTCAGTTCTTTTAGATGTTATGGATGCAAACGTGCCTATTGTTGCTAGTAATGTTGGCGGCATTCCTGATTTAATTAAACATGGTGAAACAGGTTTTCTAGTAACGCCAGGAAGTAGTGAAGAAATCGAGAACTGGATAGTAAAGCTAGCAAAAAATAAACAGATGAGAGAGTCTGCGGTTGAGAATGCACGTCATCTTTTAGAGTTTTATAGTAAAGAAAAAATGGCTGAAAATTATCTCGATGTCTATAAAGGAATTATTTTTAAATGA
- a CDS encoding 3-deoxy-D-manno-octulosonic acid kinase yields the protein MRLAALRQRNWLILHDVDSLSDAATSHQLSQHGSQQRSQQRSQGQSHPLHPELFHQAYWRERNLIVGEAPGRGSSFFLKASDSEQWVLRPYRRGGLIAKLSEKRYLWLGEERTRAFRELRLNAALYDQGLPVPRPVACCVMRYGPTYEAALITVRIPGAQALASLLAAGEAGEALLQRVGAMIKRFHQAGLDHVDLNARNILIDPLGEPWLIDLDRCRLRPPGKWQEHNINRLARSLKKFHCHSVLSIILKGYNR from the coding sequence ATGCGCTTAGCGGCACTCCGGCAAAGAAATTGGCTGATTTTACATGATGTAGACAGTTTAAGTGACGCTGCCACGTCACACCAACTGTCGCAACATGGATCTCAACAACGATCGCAACAACGGTCTCAAGGGCAGTCACACCCACTTCATCCTGAGCTTTTTCATCAGGCCTATTGGCGTGAGCGTAATTTAATCGTCGGGGAAGCACCAGGAAGGGGGAGCAGTTTTTTCTTAAAGGCCAGTGATTCAGAGCAGTGGGTATTGCGCCCTTATCGCCGCGGCGGATTGATCGCCAAGCTAAGCGAGAAACGCTACCTGTGGCTGGGTGAAGAGCGCACCCGTGCGTTTCGCGAGTTGCGCTTAAACGCTGCGCTGTACGACCAGGGACTGCCAGTGCCACGCCCCGTTGCCTGCTGTGTTATGCGTTACGGCCCTACGTATGAAGCGGCGCTTATCACCGTTAGGATTCCAGGCGCTCAGGCGCTGGCTAGCTTATTGGCGGCAGGGGAAGCAGGTGAGGCGTTACTTCAGCGCGTTGGCGCAATGATCAAGCGCTTCCATCAAGCAGGCCTTGATCATGTTGATCTAAATGCGCGCAATATCTTGATCGACCCCCTGGGCGAACCCTGGCTGATTGATCTGGACCGCTGCCGCCTACGGCCACCAGGTAAGTGGCAGGAACACAATATAAACCGCCTGGCAAGGTCGCTAAAAAAATTCCATTGCCATAGTGTGCTGTCCATCATATTAAAAGGTTATAACCGTTAA
- a CDS encoding glycosyltransferase family 9 protein yields MKPSLPAQPNHIAILRLSALGDVCNLVPTVRALQRQWPHARITWIIGKGEHSLLAGLSGVEFVVYDKSSGLAGMRALWKELSDTRFDVLLHMQQAIRASVLSLGLKANVRVGYDKSRAKDAQHWFTQHQLAPHPNAHVLESFMDFARLLGVEDDRLEWNLAVPPLAYEEARGVSGDTPYLVINPCSNARLRNFRNWSVEGYASVIEHAWVHHGLKSVLTGGGSSLEREIGDQIEALCQPDSVINAIGGTSLKGVLALIDNARAVIAPDTGPAHMGNAMGTPTLGLYATTNPQRAAPYCWRDFAVNAYPEAVRTYLNKSVDEVSWGQRVRHADAMDLIKADDVIAKLDALLAYTAVPPTTGPSDES; encoded by the coding sequence ATGAAGCCCTCTCTGCCTGCTCAACCTAACCATATTGCCATTTTGCGCCTCTCCGCGTTGGGAGATGTGTGCAATCTTGTGCCCACGGTGCGTGCGTTGCAGCGCCAATGGCCGCACGCTCGCATTACCTGGATAATCGGCAAGGGGGAGCACAGTTTACTGGCGGGGCTTTCTGGGGTCGAGTTTGTTGTCTATGACAAGTCCTCCGGTCTTGCGGGCATGCGCGCCCTGTGGAAAGAGCTTTCCGATACTCGCTTTGATGTACTGCTGCACATGCAGCAAGCGATACGCGCCAGCGTGCTTTCGCTTGGCCTCAAGGCCAATGTACGAGTGGGCTATGATAAGTCGCGCGCCAAAGACGCTCAGCACTGGTTTACACAGCATCAGCTTGCGCCGCATCCTAACGCCCATGTGTTGGAGTCGTTTATGGACTTTGCTCGCTTGCTCGGCGTAGAAGATGATCGATTGGAATGGAATCTGGCCGTACCACCGCTGGCCTATGAAGAAGCCCGCGGGGTTAGTGGCGATACGCCATATTTGGTCATTAATCCTTGCAGCAACGCACGGCTGCGTAATTTCCGCAATTGGTCGGTGGAAGGCTATGCCAGCGTGATTGAACATGCTTGGGTACACCATGGTCTGAAGAGCGTGTTGACCGGTGGGGGGAGTTCATTAGAGCGAGAAATCGGCGATCAAATTGAGGCGCTATGTCAACCGGATAGCGTTATTAATGCTATCGGCGGTACGTCGCTCAAAGGCGTGCTGGCGTTGATTGACAATGCCCGTGCGGTTATTGCCCCCGACACGGGGCCGGCGCATATGGGGAATGCCATGGGCACGCCCACGCTTGGCCTCTATGCGACCACCAACCCCCAGCGTGCCGCGCCTTATTGTTGGCGGGATTTTGCGGTCAATGCTTATCCCGAAGCGGTTCGCACGTATCTGAATAAATCCGTCGATGAGGTTAGCTGGGGACAGCGAGTACGCCATGCGGATGCCATGGATTTGATCAAAGCCGACGACGTGATTGCTAAGCTAGACGCGCTGCTGGCGTATACCGCAGTGCCGCCAACAACAGGACCTTCGGATGAGAGTTGA
- the hldE gene encoding bifunctional D-glycero-beta-D-manno-heptose-7-phosphate kinase/D-glycero-beta-D-manno-heptose 1-phosphate adenylyltransferase HldE, with protein MRVDLTALEHARVLVVGDVMLDRYWHGGTSRISPEAPVPVVRVEDADDRPGGAANVALNVASLGGHVALAGVVGEDENAELLTSRLTASNVSTYFQRSPGIPTITKLRVMSRNQQLLRLDFEQRLDGVDTTALLEQVEKALPDCDVMILSDYGKGTLNQVETLIQMARAFGKRVLVDPKGQDFSKYRGASLITPNLTEFEAVVGHCANDDVLAQRGEALRAELELEALLITRSEKGMTLIREDHAPLHLPTRAQEVFDVTGAGDTVIGLMGLALASGHALPEAMMLANLGAGLVVAKPGTATLSIAELYTALHGDKLAEFGVIDQAPLVDAVRAAQLRGERVVMTNGCFDILHAGHVAYLEQAKRLGDRLIVAVNDDASIGRLKGPKRPINPLNRRMQVLAGLGAVDWVVPFSDDTPQALIEAVLPDILVKGGDYRPEDIAGGEAVIANGGDVKVLGFEDGVSTTAMISSILDREG; from the coding sequence ATGAGAGTTGATTTAACCGCCCTGGAACATGCCCGCGTATTGGTGGTGGGGGATGTGATGCTCGACCGCTACTGGCATGGTGGCACGTCGCGTATTTCACCCGAAGCGCCGGTGCCGGTGGTGCGTGTCGAAGATGCTGATGATCGTCCCGGTGGCGCGGCGAACGTGGCACTGAATGTGGCTTCTCTAGGCGGCCACGTCGCCCTGGCCGGTGTGGTGGGCGAGGATGAGAACGCCGAGCTGCTGACGTCGCGTTTGACGGCTTCGAATGTAAGTACTTACTTTCAGCGAAGCCCAGGGATACCAACGATTACCAAGCTGCGTGTGATGAGTCGTAATCAACAGCTACTGCGGCTGGATTTTGAGCAGCGCCTTGATGGTGTCGATACCACCGCTCTGCTGGAGCAGGTCGAAAAAGCGCTGCCTGATTGCGATGTGATGATTCTTTCCGACTACGGTAAAGGAACGCTTAACCAGGTCGAGACGCTGATTCAGATGGCGCGGGCTTTTGGCAAACGAGTGCTGGTCGATCCGAAAGGCCAAGATTTTAGTAAGTATCGTGGGGCGAGCTTGATTACGCCTAACTTAACCGAGTTTGAAGCGGTGGTTGGTCACTGTGCCAATGACGATGTTCTTGCCCAGCGCGGAGAAGCGTTGCGCGCTGAGCTTGAGTTAGAAGCGCTGCTGATCACTCGCAGTGAAAAAGGTATGACGCTTATTCGTGAAGACCACGCACCGCTCCATTTACCCACCCGAGCCCAGGAAGTGTTCGACGTGACTGGCGCTGGCGATACCGTGATTGGCCTGATGGGGCTCGCGCTAGCATCAGGCCATGCATTGCCAGAAGCGATGATGCTGGCCAACTTGGGGGCGGGCTTAGTGGTGGCCAAACCGGGAACGGCGACGCTCTCGATAGCCGAGCTCTACACCGCGCTACACGGCGACAAGCTGGCTGAGTTTGGGGTGATTGACCAAGCCCCGCTGGTCGACGCTGTGCGTGCTGCCCAACTGCGTGGCGAGCGCGTGGTGATGACCAATGGCTGCTTTGATATTCTTCATGCAGGACACGTGGCCTACTTGGAACAAGCCAAACGCCTGGGGGATCGCCTCATCGTTGCGGTGAATGATGATGCCTCTATTGGCCGTTTGAAAGGCCCTAAACGGCCAATCAATCCGCTTAACCGCCGCATGCAAGTACTGGCTGGGTTAGGCGCTGTCGATTGGGTCGTGCCATTTAGTGACGATACTCCCCAAGCGCTAATTGAAGCCGTTTTGCCGGATATTTTGGTGAAAGGTGGCGATTACCGCCCTGAAGATATTGCAGGAGGGGAGGCCGTTATCGCCAACGGCGGCGATGTAAAAGTACTTGGCTTTGAAGATGGCGTATCGACCACCGCAATGATTAGCTCCATCCTGGATCGCGAGGGCTAA
- the waaA gene encoding lipid IV(A) 3-deoxy-D-manno-octulosonic acid transferase codes for MASPIWPRLIYSAVLYMLSPLIGWRIWREQVLTYSRLQRLGMRLGTLPPGPRIWLHCASVGEVRAARPLIEGLLARYPQHSLLLTTMTATGAQQVQTLIGEQTAPDQVRLAHCFLPLDFPGAAKRFITRVQPTLAILFETELWPNLLHACHQQAVPVAVVNGRLSPRAFARYQRLRSLMASALANVTWLAAKSVQDAERFQALGCRAAAIHVVGSLKFEVPSQEKALKESEYLLQSWGARPVWVAGSTRDGEEALLLEAHRQLLQRFPTALLVLVPRHPQRFDEVAKLCAQGGWALSRRSQQQAVTPQTQIYLGDTLGELATLYAAGHVAFVGGSLVPLGGHNVVEPAALGKPVLCGPSLDNFSDVAEPLLAVGALSVVETPDALADALAERLATPSFALHIGQAGREVVEAHRGALARTLDGLSQWLT; via the coding sequence ATGGCGTCGCCGATTTGGCCTCGGCTTATTTATTCAGCGGTGCTTTATATGTTGTCGCCGCTGATTGGCTGGCGCATCTGGCGTGAGCAAGTACTTACTTACTCGCGCTTGCAGCGGCTTGGTATGCGTTTGGGGACGCTTCCCCCTGGGCCGCGCATTTGGTTGCACTGTGCCTCGGTGGGGGAAGTGCGCGCTGCCCGTCCGCTAATAGAGGGTTTGCTGGCGCGTTACCCTCAGCACAGCCTGCTGTTGACCACAATGACCGCCACGGGTGCTCAGCAGGTTCAAACACTCATCGGTGAACAAACCGCGCCGGATCAAGTAAGGCTTGCTCACTGCTTCCTCCCTCTGGATTTTCCGGGAGCGGCCAAGCGTTTTATTACCCGCGTGCAGCCCACTCTTGCCATTCTGTTTGAAACCGAACTGTGGCCCAATCTGCTACACGCTTGTCACCAACAAGCAGTACCTGTCGCGGTAGTCAACGGGCGGCTATCGCCACGAGCCTTTGCACGCTATCAGCGCTTGCGCTCGTTAATGGCGAGTGCATTAGCTAACGTCACATGGCTGGCTGCTAAATCTGTCCAAGATGCCGAGCGCTTTCAGGCACTGGGTTGCCGCGCAGCAGCAATTCATGTCGTTGGATCGTTAAAATTTGAGGTGCCTTCTCAGGAAAAGGCTCTGAAAGAGAGTGAGTACTTACTTCAGTCTTGGGGCGCGCGCCCAGTGTGGGTGGCAGGTTCCACCCGCGACGGGGAAGAAGCACTGCTCTTGGAGGCCCACCGTCAGCTATTGCAGCGCTTTCCAACAGCGTTATTGGTATTGGTGCCGCGACACCCGCAGCGTTTTGATGAAGTGGCCAAGCTGTGTGCCCAGGGCGGCTGGGCACTAAGCCGTCGTAGCCAGCAGCAGGCCGTGACGCCACAAACGCAGATTTACCTGGGGGATACGCTAGGTGAGCTGGCAACGCTGTATGCAGCAGGGCATGTGGCCTTTGTTGGCGGTAGTTTGGTGCCGTTGGGCGGGCACAACGTAGTGGAGCCTGCGGCGCTGGGCAAACCAGTGCTCTGCGGTCCTTCGCTTGACAACTTTAGCGATGTGGCCGAGCCGCTATTAGCGGTAGGCGCGTTAAGCGTGGTGGAAACACCCGATGCCTTAGCCGACGCGCTGGCCGAGCGGCTGGCAACGCCATCATTTGCGCTGCACATTGGGCAGGCTGGGCGAGAGGTAGTTGAAGCCCATAGAGGCGCATTGGCGCGCACGCTCGATGGGCTTAGTCAGTGGTTAACGTAA
- the rpiA gene encoding ribose-5-phosphate isomerase RpiA — MTQDELKAAVADAAVKEIEPHLEKDTVLGIGTGSTANLFIDRLGPLRDRFKGAVASSEASAKRLQALGIEIFELNNVGDVPFYIDGADEVNANLQMIKGGGAALTREKIVAACAKRFICIADGSKYVNQLGNFPLPVEVIPMARSYVARELVKLGADPVYRQGVVTDNGNQIIDCFDFMIDDPVSMEARINAIVGVVTNGLFAQRGADVLLLGKTDGVERTALR; from the coding sequence ATGACCCAAGATGAATTGAAAGCGGCCGTAGCGGATGCTGCGGTTAAAGAGATTGAGCCTCATCTCGAAAAAGATACCGTGCTAGGTATTGGCACAGGCTCAACAGCGAACCTGTTTATTGATCGTTTAGGCCCGCTAAGAGATCGTTTCAAAGGTGCCGTTGCCAGCTCAGAAGCCAGTGCTAAGCGCCTACAGGCGCTAGGTATTGAGATATTCGAGCTGAACAATGTTGGCGATGTCCCTTTCTACATCGACGGTGCGGACGAAGTAAACGCTAACTTACAAATGATTAAAGGCGGTGGCGCAGCGCTAACCCGGGAAAAAATCGTCGCCGCCTGCGCCAAGCGATTTATTTGCATTGCCGATGGCTCGAAATACGTAAACCAACTTGGCAACTTCCCGCTACCGGTAGAAGTTATTCCGATGGCACGTTCCTACGTCGCTCGAGAGCTGGTCAAACTAGGTGCTGACCCCGTCTATCGACAAGGGGTAGTCACCGATAATGGCAATCAAATTATCGACTGTTTTGACTTTATGATCGACGACCCAGTCTCCATGGAAGCGCGTATTAATGCCATTGTAGGCGTCGTCACGAACGGTTTATTCGCCCAGCGCGGTGCCGATGTACTGCTGTTGGGTAAAACGGACGGCGTAGAACGAACCGCGTTACGTTAA
- the ilvA gene encoding threonine ammonia-lyase, biosynthetic, with amino-acid sequence MLEATVKKILQARVYEAACETPISPAPFLSRRFNNQILIKREDLQPVFSFKIRGAYNKMAQLTEEQKAKGVIAASAGNHAQGLAMAAKLMGVKAVIVMPRITPDIKVQAVRARGAKVILKGDAFAAAAEHAQELIKEHGYTYIPPFDDIDVVAGQGTIGVEILRQHSGRLDAIFIPVGGGGLIAGVAAYVKYLRPDIKIIAVEAEDSACLKAALEAGERVVLDQVGVFAEGVAVAQIGEVPFSLVRDLIDDVITVNTDEMCAAVKDIFEDTRAVAETSGALSLAGLKKYVQQTGAEGETLICINSGANTNFDRLQHIAERTELGEQREAILAVTIAENPGSFKKFCRTLGKRMVTEFSYRYADNSEAHIFVGVQVKPGGEDRQAVIDKLREAGYQVEDLTDNELAKLHIRHLSGGRPSERFEEELYRFEFPERPGALMNFLTQLPHDWNISLFHYRNHGAAYGRVLVGMQVPSSDQTHVAEYLDAIGYRYWWESDNPAYRLFMA; translated from the coding sequence ATGCTCGAAGCAACCGTCAAAAAGATCCTCCAAGCCCGCGTTTATGAAGCCGCTTGTGAGACCCCTATTTCACCCGCTCCCTTTTTGTCGCGTCGTTTCAATAACCAAATTTTGATTAAGCGCGAAGATCTTCAGCCAGTGTTTTCTTTCAAGATTCGTGGTGCTTACAACAAAATGGCCCAGCTAACTGAAGAGCAGAAGGCCAAGGGTGTGATTGCAGCATCGGCGGGCAATCATGCCCAGGGTCTGGCTATGGCAGCCAAGCTGATGGGGGTGAAAGCAGTTATTGTGATGCCGCGTATTACGCCCGATATTAAGGTTCAGGCAGTCCGTGCTCGCGGTGCTAAGGTTATTTTGAAAGGTGATGCATTTGCTGCTGCTGCTGAACATGCTCAAGAATTGATTAAAGAGCATGGCTATACCTATATTCCGCCGTTTGATGATATCGATGTGGTCGCAGGTCAGGGCACTATTGGTGTTGAAATTCTGCGCCAGCACAGCGGCCGTCTAGACGCTATTTTTATTCCTGTCGGTGGTGGCGGCTTAATTGCAGGCGTCGCGGCGTATGTGAAATATCTGCGCCCAGATATCAAAATCATCGCCGTAGAAGCCGAAGACAGTGCCTGTTTAAAAGCCGCGCTAGAAGCCGGGGAGCGGGTCGTACTGGATCAAGTTGGCGTATTCGCGGAGGGTGTCGCCGTCGCGCAAATCGGTGAAGTGCCCTTTTCTCTAGTACGTGACTTAATCGACGACGTTATCACGGTGAATACCGATGAGATGTGCGCGGCGGTGAAGGATATCTTTGAAGATACCCGTGCCGTCGCAGAAACGTCTGGGGCGCTTTCGCTAGCGGGCTTGAAGAAATATGTGCAGCAAACCGGTGCTGAAGGCGAGACGTTGATATGTATTAACTCTGGTGCGAATACCAATTTTGATCGTTTGCAGCATATTGCGGAACGCACCGAGCTGGGTGAGCAGCGTGAAGCGATCTTGGCGGTGACCATTGCGGAAAACCCAGGCAGTTTTAAAAAGTTTTGCCGCACGCTAGGCAAGCGCATGGTCACCGAGTTCAGCTATCGCTATGCAGATAATAGCGAGGCTCATATCTTTGTGGGGGTTCAAGTTAAGCCGGGTGGGGAAGACCGCCAGGCGGTGATTGATAAGCTTCGTGAAGCTGGCTATCAGGTTGAAGATTTGACCGACAATGAGCTGGCGAAGCTACATATTCGCCATCTTAGCGGTGGTCGGCCTAGCGAGCGCTTTGAAGAAGAGCTCTACCGCTTTGAGTTCCCGGAGCGCCCGGGTGCGCTAATGAACTTTTTAACCCAGCTACCCCATGACTGGAATATTTCACTGTTCCACTACCGAAATCATGGTGCCGCCTATGGTCGTGTATTGGTCGGTATGCAAGTGCCGAGCAGTGATCAAACCCATGTTGCAGAGTACTTGGATGCGATTGGCTACCGTTATTGGTGGGAGAGTGATAACCCAGCCTATCGACTCTTCATGGCGTAA
- a CDS encoding 5-formyltetrahydrofolate cyclo-ligase, with the protein MNDTAARSTFGDKIALRRELRRRRRTLSLDQQKQAATALCQRLKGLPEIRRAKRISLYLPVNGEIDPTPLIPWLRQRKVSIYLPVLRPFSTNRLWFVAYRESTPMVKNRFGIAEPCSRFAADRRNRLPAWALDTLIVPLVGFDKQANRMGMGGGFYDRSLAFMRRQGPAPTLIGVAHACQQVDALPIEPWDIPLDVIASDTRVIRPTKTG; encoded by the coding sequence ATGAACGATACTGCTGCCCGCAGTACATTCGGCGATAAAATTGCGCTTCGTCGTGAGCTTAGACGCAGACGCCGTACCCTTTCCCTAGATCAGCAAAAACAAGCCGCTACCGCCCTTTGCCAGCGCCTTAAAGGGCTGCCTGAGATTCGTCGTGCGAAACGCATTAGCCTTTATTTACCGGTTAACGGCGAGATAGACCCGACACCATTAATACCTTGGCTTCGTCAGCGAAAAGTAAGTATTTACTTACCGGTATTGCGCCCATTTTCGACTAATCGCCTTTGGTTTGTTGCCTACCGCGAATCAACGCCCATGGTTAAAAACCGTTTTGGCATCGCAGAGCCCTGCTCACGATTTGCCGCCGATAGGCGCAATCGCCTGCCAGCTTGGGCGCTAGATACGCTTATTGTTCCGCTGGTAGGATTTGATAAGCAAGCAAATCGCATGGGCATGGGAGGTGGTTTCTATGATCGCAGCCTCGCTTTTATGCGCCGCCAAGGGCCAGCACCGACACTCATAGGCGTTGCTCACGCCTGCCAACAGGTGGATGCGCTACCCATCGAACCTTGGGATATTCCGTTGGACGTGATAGCTAGTGACACAAGGGTTATTCGACCAACTAAAACGGGCTGA
- a CDS encoding cell division protein ZapA, whose product MSNAKRPTKEITLLGRSYMIACDTGEEAKLERAARYLDRAMNGIHAQSSALGSERVAVMAALNITHELLEIMDEHRASEANLSRLNDRLERALTDTRQQKEP is encoded by the coding sequence ATGAGTAACGCGAAGCGGCCAACCAAAGAAATCACCCTACTGGGTCGCAGCTACATGATTGCTTGCGACACTGGCGAAGAAGCTAAGCTTGAACGTGCTGCTCGCTATTTAGATCGCGCGATGAATGGCATTCACGCCCAAAGCAGCGCTCTTGGCAGTGAGCGGGTTGCAGTGATGGCAGCCCTAAATATCACCCATGAATTGCTTGAGATTATGGATGAGCACCGCGCGAGCGAAGCAAACCTTAGCCGCCTAAACGACCGCCTTGAACGGGCACTAACAGATACACGCCAACAAAAAGAACCGTAA
- a CDS encoding YecA family protein — translation MSLINERQDFSDVADVFLLHGSMQSPAFLDGRLSGLLALRDVTAEAWLEEVCLSLGVEQPRDPASAERLLGWRRQTLEALSASDLNYTPLLPDELFSLAEQAQGLKEWTLGFMEVVEDVADKALRERWSKTLQEAIDDLAGLVQIETDIEDSPENENDLFALTEHARMAAMLLYTEQHPGMPQVEQTDAPVH, via the coding sequence ATGTCCCTAATCAATGAACGCCAGGATTTTTCTGACGTCGCGGATGTTTTTCTTCTGCATGGAAGTATGCAGTCGCCCGCGTTTTTGGATGGCCGCCTAAGTGGTCTGTTAGCGCTTCGTGATGTGACGGCTGAAGCATGGCTAGAAGAGGTATGCCTAAGCTTAGGGGTCGAGCAGCCGCGAGATCCTGCTAGCGCTGAACGCTTACTAGGTTGGCGGCGTCAAACGCTGGAGGCATTGAGCGCCAGCGATTTGAATTACACACCGCTGCTACCCGATGAGCTTTTTTCACTCGCCGAGCAAGCCCAGGGGCTAAAAGAGTGGACGCTGGGTTTTATGGAAGTTGTTGAGGACGTAGCTGATAAGGCGCTACGCGAACGCTGGTCTAAGACGCTTCAAGAGGCCATCGATGATCTCGCAGGACTCGTACAGATCGAAACCGATATCGAGGATAGTCCTGAAAACGAAAATGATCTATTTGCGCTGACGGAACACGCGCGTATGGCGGCAATGCTGCTCTACACCGAGCAGCACCCAGGAATGCCCCAGGTTGAGCAGACCGACGCCCCCGTTCATTAA